One window of the Leishmania panamensis strain MHOM/PA/94/PSC-1 chromosome 16 sequence genome contains the following:
- the CYP13 gene encoding cyclophilin 13, putative (TriTrypDB/GeneDB-style sysID: LpmP.16.1160): MNQLSMKSLGGTVTPSSALSGTRYASHITRAAHTTCWMELAVFTQFPVVPSLSGTQLQGRQDLLASTTGAGPPEETSLCLQIELFDDECPQLCANFRRLCNGQSSTRQGQVYCYQGLTPSYCGTYFHKIIPSYCAQGGDITMRVKPGGTNSYSSAGRTWLVDEFKKRRHNEIGLVSMANNGPNSNGSQFFITTSAAHERAFNGRHCCIGRVVRGLDAFMALVAPFGDVDGNPSKYAVVVDCGEGEAPTRISAESSSAAAASQASMAISATEMALASPAADTRSATVGEAPTEIAVSRRTHPPEPQLQHHQAVVASSMSPMQALKSSLKKRSTATSEAAGRHAKHVMYQL, translated from the coding sequence ATGAACCAACTGTCGATGAAATCTCTTGGGGGCACAGTGACACCCAGCTCCGCACTTTCGGGTACCCGCTACGCGAGCCACATCACACGCGCAGCCCACACTACGTGCTGGATGGAATTGGCGGTCTTTACGCAGTTCCCCGTTGTCCCATCGCTGTCCGGCACGCAGTTGCAGGGCCGCCAGGACTTGCTCGCCTCGACCACCGGCGCCGGCCCCCCCGAAGAAACCAGCTTGTGTCTTCAAATAGAGCTCTTCGACGACGAGTGCCCGCAGCTCTGCGCAAACTTTCGCCGCCTCTGCAACGGGCAGTCGTCAACGCGACAGGGCCAAGTCTACTGCTATCAGGGCCTCACCCCTAGCTACTGCGGCACGTACTTCCACAAGATCATACCCTCCTACTGCGCCCAGGGGGGTGACATCACCATGCGCGTGAAGCCCGGTGGCACGAACAGCTACAGCAGTGCTGGGCGCACTTGGTTGGTGGACGAGTTTAAGAAGCGACGCCATAACGAAATTGGTCTCGTGTCCATGGCGAACAACGGCCCCAACTCGAATGGGTCGCAGTTCTTCATTACCACCTCGGCGGCGCACGAGCGCGCCTTCAACGGtcgccactgctgcatcGGCCGGGTCGTGCGCGGCCTCGACGCCTTCATGGCTCTCGTTGCCCCGTTCGGCGATGTCGATGGGAACCCGTCTAAGTACGCCGTGGTAGTAGACtgtggcgaaggagaggcgcCGACGAGGATATCGGCAGAGTCgtcgtctgccgctgcagcatccCAAGCGTCGATGGCGATATCAGCGACGGAGATGGCGCTGGCATCTCCCGCAGCCGACACGCGGTCCGCTACAGTCGGAGAAGCGCCTACAGAGATAGCTGTATCTCGACGTACTCACCCGCCTGAACCCCAACTGCAGCATCACCAAGCCGTGGTGGCCTCCTCGATGTCCCCCATGCAGGCGCTGAAGAGCTCGTTGAAGAAAAGGTCGACTGCGACGTCGGAGGCAGCCGGGAGGCATGCAAAGCATGTAATGTATCAGCTGTGA